In Deltaproteobacteria bacterium, a genomic segment contains:
- a CDS encoding electron transfer flavoprotein subunit alpha/FixB family protein has product MSNVILAITEQTDGLFRKVTYEILSEGKKIAAANSFELVAVVLGSGLGAAPEALKTFGADRIVVADKPELADYAGSTYADVLSALIEKEGAELVLFGATAQGKELSACLAARCDAALAGDCIALSWANGTVTATRPMYGGKILADVELGGSLKIVSIRPNSMTIVESQGAGSIETLDATPGESPVKLIEKHMETGKVDLTEAEVVVSGGRGMGGDDYAVIEELADALGGAVGASRAAVDEGWRPHADQVGQTGKVVSPALYVACGISGAIQHLAGMSSAKVIVAINKDPEAPIFLKSDYGVVGDLFEIVPAVTEEVKKLNT; this is encoded by the coding sequence ATGTCGAACGTCATCCTTGCCATAACAGAACAGACAGACGGTCTGTTTCGAAAAGTGACTTATGAAATACTGAGCGAAGGCAAAAAAATAGCCGCCGCAAACAGCTTCGAGCTTGTGGCGGTGGTTCTGGGGTCCGGCCTCGGGGCGGCCCCGGAGGCCCTGAAAACGTTCGGGGCCGACAGGATTGTGGTCGCCGACAAGCCGGAACTTGCCGACTATGCGGGGTCGACGTATGCCGACGTGCTGTCCGCCCTGATCGAGAAGGAGGGGGCGGAGCTGGTGCTTTTCGGTGCCACGGCCCAGGGAAAGGAGCTGTCGGCATGCCTGGCGGCACGCTGTGACGCCGCCCTGGCAGGAGACTGCATTGCCCTGTCATGGGCAAACGGAACCGTGACCGCCACACGGCCCATGTACGGCGGCAAGATACTGGCCGATGTCGAGCTTGGCGGGAGCCTCAAAATAGTTTCCATCAGGCCCAATTCCATGACCATCGTCGAATCCCAGGGGGCCGGCAGCATTGAGACCCTCGACGCGACCCCGGGGGAATCGCCTGTGAAGCTGATCGAAAAGCACATGGAAACCGGCAAGGTCGACCTGACGGAGGCCGAAGTCGTCGTGTCCGGAGGCAGGGGCATGGGCGGTGACGACTATGCCGTGATCGAGGAGCTGGCGGATGCGCTGGGCGGGGCGGTCGGTGCCTCCCGGGCGGCCGTGGACGAAGGCTGGCGGCCGCATGCCGACCAGGTGGGGCAGACCGGCAAGGTCGTCTCGCCGGCGCTGTATGTCGCCTGCGGCATTTCAGGCGCCATCCAGCATCTGGCGGGGATGTCTTCGGCCAAAGTGATCGTTGCCATCAACAAGGATCCCGAGGCGCCCATCTTCCTGAAATCCGATTACGGGGTCGTGGGAGACCTGTTTGAAATCGTTCCGGCGGTAACGGAGGAAGTCAAAAAACTCAACACATGA
- a CDS encoding electron transfer flavoprotein subunit beta/FixA family protein, which produces MEIIVLLKQVPSTESMIEIAGDGASIKTDGIKWVINPYDELAVEEALRIREAQGGSVTIVTVGREKAAEAVRTALAMGADKGVLVSDPALENADGLATAKVLAHVLKEMPYDLIIAGHRAVDDDNYLVGAAVADKLGLPLINMVFKEEVADGRITCHKTVDGGSVVVEAALPVLFTTQRGLNEPRYASLPGIMKAKKKPLDTKTMADLGLSADDVGAAKVRVVALKTPPERSGGKMIEGDTAADKAAALVKALHEEAKVI; this is translated from the coding sequence GTGGAAATCATTGTGTTGCTTAAGCAGGTGCCATCGACGGAGTCAATGATCGAAATCGCCGGTGACGGCGCATCCATTAAGACCGACGGCATCAAGTGGGTGATTAACCCCTATGACGAGCTTGCCGTGGAAGAGGCGTTGCGAATCCGGGAGGCACAGGGCGGCAGCGTGACCATCGTTACCGTGGGACGCGAAAAGGCGGCCGAGGCCGTGCGCACCGCCCTTGCCATGGGGGCGGACAAGGGGGTTCTGGTCAGCGACCCGGCTTTGGAAAACGCCGACGGTCTGGCAACGGCCAAGGTGCTCGCCCATGTGCTGAAGGAGATGCCTTATGATCTGATTATTGCCGGCCACCGGGCCGTGGATGACGACAACTACCTGGTGGGCGCGGCCGTGGCGGACAAACTCGGCCTGCCCTTGATCAACATGGTTTTCAAGGAGGAGGTAGCGGACGGGCGGATTACCTGCCACAAGACCGTTGACGGCGGCAGCGTCGTGGTCGAGGCTGCACTGCCTGTTTTGTTTACCACCCAGCGGGGGCTGAACGAACCCCGCTACGCCTCGCTGCCCGGCATCATGAAGGCCAAGAAAAAACCCTTGGACACAAAAACCATGGCCGACCTGGGGTTGTCCGCCGATGACGTCGGCGCGGCCAAGGTCCGTGTCGTGGCCTTGAAAACACCGCCGGAGCGTTCGGGGGGAAAGATGATCGAAGGCGATACGGCTGCGGATAAGGCGGCGGCGCTGGTCAAGGCGCTGCATGAAGAAGCCAAGGTTATCTGA